The following is a genomic window from Prunus persica cultivar Lovell chromosome G7, Prunus_persica_NCBIv2, whole genome shotgun sequence.
CTCATCAGGCAGAGGTTTGAGGAAGGAGAGCAAGGTGTTTAATTAAGCCCTTGACTCTaagtctctctcttttttttccccttttcttctctcttttatgTAACATACACATACACATGAGGAAGCTTTGTCCAAATATTGATAAAGAAGATGGCCTTGAGACTGTTCTTGAGGTCCCTATACCAGAAGAGATGTTCACAAGCATGGGAAGCAATGTGCAGTTGCGATTGCAAAACATGATGGCATGGATGAAGGCTCAAACCTCCGACAAATGGTCGGCGCCAGTCATCGCGGGACGGTTGAATGAGCTACGGTTCTTGCTTTACCTTGTAGGCTCTCCTCTTATCCCTCTTCAAGTTCAGTTGGGTCATTCCATCCACCGTCCAGTTAGAGATTCTTCCATTGTAAGAACCATCAATCCTTCTCAAAGTTGTtacattttttcttgttgcaCATGTGATGTGCAAGTAAAAAAGGTGGAGGACCTAAGAATATTTGACTTTTTCATTAACACGTTAACGGTCATTCGTGCCCATTGTATTACTAGTTACTAACAATGCATTTAGCCATAGCCACATCATTTAGTGCCACGAATATCAATGACTATAATGTACATTTCTTGTACTGGTTCCATTACTTTTGaaacaaattcatttatttacaGAGAGATGTCACATGGATTTCATCTTTTTCAATGATGTTTAagatacaaatacaaaattactACAGATTATTATAGAACATAAGACATCATGAATTTTCCCTTAAATCTCAATAATAATTGGACTCAAAATGTTACAGCAAGCTTCAACAGCCAAATACATAGTGCAACAGTACACCGCTGCAACGGGAGGCCAAGCAGCATTGAACTCGGTGAACAGCATGTGTGTGACAGGCGAGGTTAAGATCAGTGCGTCGGATTTTCAACAAGGGGACGTGAGCCTGGAGGTGAAAAGGAGCTCGGCCGAGAGCGGCGGCTTCTTGCTGTGGCAAAAGAACCCGGACTTATGGTGCTTAGAGCTTGTTGTTTCTGGCTGCAAGGTCATCTGTGGAAGCAATGGCAAGCTTTCATGGCGGCATTCCTCTAACCAACAAACACCCATCTCTCAAGGCCCCCCTAGACCCTTGCGCCGTTTTCTtcaggtatatatatacacttatatgatcttcaacattttcttgttttctttgaacAAAATACCAAACAAACTTTGTATCATGAATAAAACTATTTGTACCGTAACTTTGATGAACAAAAGACAGTGAGGGGGGTCAATTGACCCCTAATGATGTAGTGATGAGTCAATGTGCATgcaatttttatatgaaatatgAACATTTTGTAGGGTTTGGACCCAAGGGCCACGGCCAATTTATTCGCGGATGCAATGTGCATCGGCGAAAAGATCATCAACGACGACGACTGCTTCATCCTCAAGCTGGACACAAGCCCAGCAATTCGAGAGGCACAGAGCGGCCCAAACTACGAGATAATCCACCACACAATATGGGGATACTTCAGCCAGCGCTCGGGGCTCCTCGTACAATTCGAAGACTCGAGGCTGCTGAGGATGACCAACAAAGCGGACGACACAGATGTGTTCTGGGAGACGAGCGCTGAGTCTGTGATACAAGATTACAAGTACGTTGACTCCGTCAACATTGCTCACAGTGGGAGAACTAGGGTCAAGGTTTTCAGATATGGCGAGCGGTCTGCAAACCACAAGAGGGAGATGGAGGAGACGTGGAAGATCGAAGAGGTGGATTTTAATATTTGGGGTTTGACCATGGAGAGCTTTTTGCCTCCTGCTGACATAAAGAAGCAAGGGTGAGATgataaattttcttcttctttttttgttttgaaattaaagAGATAGCTAAAAGAAAACTTGTGTAAATACTAGTGAGTGAAAAGCAATATATGTATGGCAAAATGATGAAAAGGTTTTGTAACAACAGTTTTGTTTGAGCTgcttaattaaattgaattttctgtTAATTTGTATACATTGTTTGCTGGGAGAGAGTAGATCATACAGCTAGCTTCTGATCGAGGAAGTTGATACCTATAGCATGTATATGATTTCTTAAAGTTGGAAAAGAAGTTGAGTATCTTGTTGTCAAGTTCGTTTTGTGTTTGTCTATTTTATCCGAAATTATATAAAGAAATCAAACTTGGATGCAACCGGGTTAACTGGCCTAATCTCACGTTAGCTCTAAGATTGTTTTTGCACATTGAAGACGTAACTTTATATAGTAACTAATAAGAACATGAGATGTTTGCAAGGAGTTTTTAGCTTAAGTGATTAAGAATAATCATTCATGCACTTAAAATCTTGTGTTTAATCCCGCTCTCTAAATATCACgtgtataaaaagaaaaaaaatataaaatgcgTATAATCTTGAATTCTTATCAACTCATTTGTTCTGGCTTTGTATCATCCATGTCGGTTattctggaaagaaaaaaaaaacagcgaCAAAcatacaacaacaacaactttTCCACTGTGcagaaatatttttatattgctTTGCATGCATCTCTCAAGCTTGGCAAACGTCTTCGTGGTCCTCCCTGATTCGTCTCCGTAAGGTGCTGTGAGATGCAGACAGGTGTCCGAAGAAAATCGCCATATGTTCCCCGATTTGGAAAATTGTCGGTTACTCGGCCAGCCCAGAGTTTCTGCATCAGGACGATGTTACCGTCAGCCGCCACGTGTGCGATCCTGCCATCCCTTGAATGCCACGTATTCGCATTCTTGTGGTTGGCAACAGGCCACGTAACATTACGTGGTGAAGTTGCTCACGCCAAGCCTCTTCATGCTGGCTGGTGAGGGAATCAGTCAATGAGTCATGTGACCTACCAAATcaaatgtacatatataaaagCCTGCCTCCCTTCCTTTTGCGTGGACCTCCGTAGCcatatttcattttctcaaacaCATACACAAATATCCTTaggctgcttcttcttcttctctctgtgTCTATCTGTTTAAATGATGGAAGATTCATCAATCGTACGGATTGATAGGAAAACATCAATCGTACGGATTGATAGGAAAACATCAATAGAAAGTGAGCCAAGAACGCTGGGGTTTGATAAAATTCAGTTTGCAAGGGTATGTTTAATGAAAACTTTCTGGATCTTTGTTTTGCTGAAAAAtgttttctgggttttttcaaacatgcatatgtatatatatatatatatatatatataagcgtTGTTATCAGAAGAAATAATTGCTCATAACCAATTAGAATACGTGTAGCAACTGGACACactcatatattttttctggtttttacGTATGAGTTATAATTTGTTCTggatttgtaattaaatttggtGATCATGGTGTTCATATATGCAGGAGGCAGCTAGGTATGTgttgaaaacaaagaatatAGAAGAAGCAATGCGCATTTTCACAGAGGTGGGCGTGGTTTATGGATgaagatatataattaattagagaTACCACATTACATTACATGAGCTAATTAACTCATAAATTTTGCAGGGTTTGGTGCCAGTGGCGAGTTCGATTAACCAAAATGGTGACGAAATGATGGATTCGGTTGAGGATCTTGAGTACTCAGAAGATAATTATATAAGACCACAAGGGCCGAGGGACTGTGTCTCAGCGCCTTTTTAATTTAGCTGCCTTTGTGATCATTTGATTGCTGTGTTCTGAATGTTAAAAATATTGTACAGGAtggatcttttttttattcgcTCCATCAGTCTCTGTATAATTTGTGTCTCATGAATTGAGGTCGGATCTTGTCTTGTCTCCTAAATCGAATTTGATTTGCTTTGTCTTGTAAATTTATCTCTTGCGCATCATTTTCATATCACGTTTCTATTTGTGGGGACGCTAGCTGCGTTATTTTCTATCAgcttaaattttgaaccagtaattgtttaaaataatCTTAAAATTCTTGTATTGTGCACAATGCGGCTGCATGTGAGAGATGATGCTAACTTGATATGCATGGATTCATTCCGTGACAACTTTGATAACTTGTGTagttgttgtgttgtgttgtgttgtgtagAACAAGGGGAGCTAGAAGTGTAAGATTGGGTCCGAGATaggaaatataaatatattaaatacATATAAGTAAGGGTGGAATTAGGAATTTTTCAACGGGTGGATTATTTAAAGTTATtagtttaaaatttaataattattattttttagtacTTACAATTGCTATAGTCtttttagaaataaaagtaaacattAAATTGTATAAATCAAGCTAGTTCATAGTTTTATAgactaattttcaataattttaacataaattaaatagagTTTAACACTATAGTAGATTGAACATCTTAAGGTTTTTTATCTAGATTGACCTTAGGTTCCTTCATGCATTTATATTATACatgaaaagtttttttatgtaaaaatattgactaagtatgaaaaatgagtttttcagaataatcattttctcaatataatttttggtggcttttatttttcacacattaaataagaaaacttgattttatgggattttagtatgaagtatatattgacttaatgagccatcattttaagcctaaatcgtattttgcactaaaatcgatttttcatatggtgggaatttgattttttagtatttttatttaaatccaaATGGgaggtacttccttatttacattgtaaacttaagtaaattgagtaatattaaaataaataaaagtaaaataacaaagatatttacttaaatgttgaaagtggaaataaggtaatctgtacaGCTCCACTGACTGGGCTAATATTGAAGATAAGTTAAATATATAAgttttatatattgttttcttaAAAAACCACACTGGGCTATAGCCCACTGTAGCCCTTAGTGTGGCTCTACCCATGCATATAAGTGTTCAAAACACATGttagaattaaattttttcaaaattagtcatgtttaattatttttaaaaaagtcattaatttaaattataaattgtatATATTACATTATATAATATAGGAgaaaggtttttaaaaaaaaaaaattggagggCCAGGGCCACTCCTTTCCGCCACTGGTGTAGCAAGCATTTTAGAACACACTCTCAATCTCTTCTATCAAACTTCCACCTTCATCAACCATAATTACACTATTGCCCTGGCAGAATCCTTCCCTAGTGATTAAAATTCAGCTAACtcatttcataaaaataaaaaataaaataaatttcagcTAACTCAAAAGGTCTCTCAATTGTATTTGGTATGGGCTTGTTTaatgaatttggtttttgatttggttttgtttttttatactccgtttttctgttttgggcTGGCTATTCTTGGGCCTTCAGCACTTGACCGAAAAAGACAAAACAATGAATCCAAATGCATACACGACATTGTTTCCTCCTCCAACTTCTATAGTGTTGTGTTTGGATGAAGTAAttctaatttttataaaaattgtaAATGACGGAATTTTCAATTACATCATTTAAAAATTCCTTCAATTACAAATTTCAGCATTTGGCTATGCttgtgttgttttttgttcttcttgtaAGTGCTAATATCAATCTTGTTACTTGTGGTCcaagccaaaaaaaagaaaagatgttATTACTTGTGGAATTCTCCCCAGCCATACATTCGCATTCATCCTGCATTTCCTTTGAATATAATTGACAATGGTTGTGTTTTCTCTCTCAATTATTGGAGTAAAAAGCTATTATAATTCCAATATTATGGGCCTTAATTCATCATCTTTTCCAAAAAGGGATTTGCAAGTGAAGTAAGTTAGTGAGGCAACTCAAATTGTTAACCCAAATTAAAGTGGGCATCGAGGTGTATTGTGGAAGATTAAGGCTCGAGCAGCCCAATCGGTATCTAAGGGCCAAAAGGTGATACGAACATGCAGCAATCGAAACTGAACACTATTCAATTGTAGATTAATATAGAGGCAGGGTTAGTAGGGCTATCCCGTCaatttcaatgagattaaTGAATTGGAATGTGCGGGAGTTTGAAAACCCCTACATATTTCATGCTCTAAAACAATTCCTTAGAGCCCAAGACTCCGTTTGTGTGCAAAAACTCTAGCTAATCTCGTGATGATCATTTTGCTTGAGATGATTTCTAGTGTTCAAAACGCATTTGTTCATGTTCGGTCCATTCCTAATAATCTCTTGTTTTTGAGCCCATGCTTTCAGTCAACAAACGATGACTAAAAAAGGAGCCAAAGGTTGTTGTGATGCTTGATGTCAATATGGCATATGATTGAGTAGAATTTTCTTATTGTCTTCGTTCCCAGTTTGTGTCTTATTGTAGCCATGCTAAGTTTTCTCTAGGTAGTGTGTCTTCAGACGCTTGGCTTGAAGAGGGTCCTCCAAGGCCAATGTGTCTCTGCTAGTTGACattgttattttggttttgtttgtagcCTTTAAGGAGCGTGTGacactctttttcctttgtctCGGTTTTTTCCCACTGAGTTTTATATGGCAAGATTTTGATGAGGCCATATTTGTTCGCTCAAGCCTATATAACCTTTGACAATTAAATGAAACTGTACtatttcaacaacaacaaaaatcctacatTTCCTTTAATCTTATATGTGCATTTAAAGACTTAATATCTCATCTAAAAGTGCTAGCTTAATGTAATTCTTAGATTTATATATCTCACTTAAGTACCACAAATATTTCAAGTGCATTTCCAATGCGACATTCGGAATACCACAATCTCCCCGCATTTAGAGTTTGTAGTCCTTGTCAAACTTACTTGTCCAACATACGGACCTTTTTGATGCGGAATTCAACCATTTACTTGCTTATGAACCTATGTTACTTTGTAGTGCATTCGATGATacattttctttgatttgtttcatatattttgaattattttaataGAATAAATTACACATCGAATCAcaagttgaaaaagaaaaataagaatgtAGTGTTAGCTAGATTTGAATCTTCTGATTTGATTTTATCTGCCATGATCTGCTTGACTTTTGTCCTCTACATGagtaaattgagtttttattttaaggatGATGTGTCCAGTTATATcccttaaattaaattttaatgaagtGACATGTGGAGGataaaaatcaagcagatCATAACAgagaaaattataatagaGGATTTAGATTCGTGTTAGCTTCTTCCTTACCTTCTTTATTTGATGATTGAATGGATTCTCATCAATaaatgtaaaagaaaaatgaggaAGGAAATTAATTGTAGTGATAGAAGCATGAGAATTTTATAAGGTTACTATTGAATGGCATTTGTCACATCACTCAATTATTTATAGACTTATGGTatggtcttttttttcttgccatatggtaaatataataatatagacttgtatttacaaaatatagagtgagaaaaaaaaaacaaacaaggtCATTTAGATCCAATAAGATCAAACGGCCACAAtccatcaaaaccaaaatccaaTTAATTGTCAACCCTATTGAATTCAATAAAATGTGGTGGCCCGCACAGCATATTTTAAACTCCTTCACCTCTTTCCCTGAAACAGCAAATCCATCAAGGAAACACTCTTCTCTTGCTCCTTCCCTCTCATTGTGTCCtccacttttctttttccatctcCAAATCTGAGTCCACATCAGAATGTGAACACCAAGCACAAGATTCACAGacgaaatataaaaatagaaaaaacccaacaacaacagaaattcaaacttttttCTGCAATTAAAGTTAAATTAAACTGAATCTCTGTCATTAATCAGCAATGAAGGATGAGGATGGCCTTCCAACGTCGACGACGGCCAGCGCGAAGAAGGAGAGCTCGGATTCGAGTGTAGTACTCGGGAAAGGCAGGTACAAGTTTTGGGCTTTGGCTGCGATTTTGTTGCTCGCGTTTTGGTCCATGTTCACCGGCACCGTCACGCTCCGGTGGTCCGCCGGCAACCTCAATCGGCTCTCCGACGACCTAGACTCTCCTATTCGCGACGATCTCGATGTCCTTGTCAGTCCCCTTATGCATTTTTGttgcttgtttttgttttctgggttGGTTTAGTTGGTGATCTCTGATTTGATGGGTTATTGGGAATTTTGGGTATTGTTGTGTGTAGGAAATGGAGGAGAGGGAGAAGGTGGTGAAGCACATGTGGGATGTGTACACTAACAGCCGTCGGATCAGACTGCCCAGGTTCTGGCAAGAGGCATTTGAGGCTGCCTATGAGGAGTTAACCAGTGACGTCCCTGGTGTTCGAGAAGAAGCCATAACCGAGATCGCTAAAATGTCCGTGCGCTCTGTCGATCTCGATCCGCCTCCTGTACAATCTGCAGTGAGTCccctttcttttgtgttttttgtttgattactCAAGCACATTGTTTACGGCTGATTTGCTCTTTGTTAAGCAGGCTACACTGCTCATTAGCTGTAGACTGCATTGCTCTTTTAATTAGTGAAATGGGTTAGTTTAGCTTGGGGACTTCGGTACTTTGATTGGGAAGTGTATTAAGGAAATGGGTTGTTTTGTTGTCCATTAATTAACCTGTTTATGATTACCCAGGAAGCAATATAGCATCACTAGTGCAACGTTTCTTTGGTTTCATTGTTATGAAGCTTGGGTGGGGTTGGAGTTGGAATTCTCATGCAAGTTATTACTTGGGCTTGACATTATAATCCATTCAAGTAGGATGATAAGCTTATGCTACATAATctgctctttttttcttgctttttatATCACTAGGGTAAGAGAAGAATGCTGTTTTACctttagttttattattttcattgaTCTTGTATTGTTTAATTCCTTTGGTGATAGCTTAAATTCTGATCCCTACCCTATCCTAATATAGTTTTCTGGCAATCTATACCATCATTTGCCTCCTCATGTTAGTATTAGATATCTAAGTGGCAGTCTGGCAGATATGAAGTTTTAAGACTATGATGTAAGACAGGAAAGTAAATATGGGTTATCTTCAGACATACCTGGCGTTAGCACCTTAGCATCTAGATGATGGTCCTTTGTTTACCTGTTGTAATTACTCTAAATCACAGAACTTGATCACCTGGTTCGATTGAGATCCTGGTGAATGTCCGAATCCAATGCAAACCTGTCATTGATTAGCTTTAAATTGTATAAGGTGCAGAAACTCAGGCCATGACAAGTGACAACCTAAACTTCTGGCCAATTTGGACTTGGTATTTCAATAACCATTTTTCTTGCGGCAGTTGGGTTGCTGAGTGGGTTAAGAAGACTTAGTTGTCATGCCAGATTGTCAGgtgaccaaaaacaaaagctatTTGCCAATACTTGCATTTCACCCTTTTTGTAAGAATTAACCGAATTCATTTTGCACATCAAACTGAGAGGCAATGGATAGAGTTGGAAAAGGTGACAGCCTGGAAATTATATTGTTGGATCTATATCTGTACATTCCATTAGTTTCCTCTGTTGTAGTAAGTTGAGATTCAGTCACTTCAAGTTGACATCATGTTGTGTATGTTTGGATAAAATGATGTCTTCCACAAAATTTGAGTGATTATACATTCTTGCAGACTGCTTAAGTGATGGGCAAACCATCACAAAGCCAACTCATGCCCAGTGTGTCGTTCAaaggggaaaaagaaagagattatTGTGTTcagttttcttgtttggtaATTTGTTGTGCTGGGCATTCCTTTGGTGCTGCTGCTTTGTCTGTTTAGTGTTTGCACTATGTAATTCCAAAACTAAAACTACAAATTAAGGTCTTGTGCATGGGACTCTTGGAAATAATTCATGCTGAAAACCAGAGGATTTTCCTTgggattttaaagaatttATGACAATCTTTTGACCCCCTTATCACTATGGCATTAAACAGAACAGCATCGGTTTAGTCAACTAGCCTCCTAGGGAACAAATTAGACCTGGAATGTAAAACTGATGCTTTATACTAGTTCAACACATGGTTTTCTATTATGTAATACTGAAATTTGAAGCATAGTAAGCAAGCATCACATAGTGTTTCACTGGTTGAATTTTGATTGATGTCGTCCTCTAACCCGATCATTTATCCTAAGATGAAGGCAGGTTGTAATTTCTGGTATAAACTGCAAATGTATGCTTGTGATGCCCACCGCAACGGCAGATGTTCCAGTACTTTTAGTGTCAATTAATATGTCCGTCTTTTGAAAACCACGTACAGTTGTTTGGTTGATCAGGATGATAGACTTAGTAATTGAACCATACCCTACTGATCTTGAGTCTTGGCACATCTTGATCTTGATCTTGAATCTTGAGTCTTGACTAAGAAATGATTTCCTCGTATAGCAAAGCCTTGCTATTTGGTTTCTGAATATCTGTAGATCTTTTCCTAGATGCCTAGCTTTGTGTGTAAATATGCTTATACTTTTTAACAAGTTCTGTTCTTTGTACCAGAGTGCACGGGAGTTTAGTAAGACTCTGAAGCAGGCAGAGAAAGGTAGAGAACTGGCGACCTCGACAGGGAGCGGTCGATGATGTCTAGAATGTTGAGGACCATGGTTTAAGTCTCCATTTTCCTGCAATTAAAACTGTGTGCTGGCCAGAGTTTGTGAGTGATACTGAGGTGCACAGTCATACtcggttcttcttcttcatacgTTTTCATAGGGCAAAACtttgtatttgtttaggtTCTCCATTTTTGGATATCACAGTCTTGCCATGTGTGTGGTAAACTGAAAGAACATGTGGAGTAGATGAGTTAAAAGTGCAGGAATTTTGTTTGatattattttctataaattcaATTGAAAGAAATTTCTGAAGCCTCACCTTCAAGTTTCTAATTTTAGTTCTTTACAGCAAGTAAAATCCTAGTACTAAATATTTATATCACTCCATTTTCAATTAGTTCCTGTTCTTATGTTCTTTTTCCTGTCAAATAGAAAACTTGTGACTTGGACAAGTTGAGTGAATCCAAGTCAAGATAAAGTTTGATACTGGTGTGGTGTATATGAATGTCTGTTAACCCTAAGTCAGTGGATTTCtggtattatttataaattcacAGGAGTATATTCAAACTATTAAGCGATTGTCGACAAAGCAATGTAGTTTCTACCAATTAAGGGTAATTAGAACTTGGATGTAGGACCAATTAAGAGTAATTCGAACTTGAATGTAAGGAAACGAGCTCAATGTCTTGATCAATCTAATTCACGTctgaagtatttttttttaatgtgtaATTTGCATCTGGTATCAAACAAGAACTTCTGTAATTCAactcataaataaaacaaattccgTGAGTTAATAAAACATTAAAGTTAATCTCCCTAatctatctttcttttttgtttataaagaaaaagaacaagtgAAATAACATATATGATATAGTCGTACGGGAGTTGACCCCCAAACTAACGGACCATCCTGAAGAAGAGAGAGCGACGGACTCGGGGctctctctcagtctcagCCCAGCCGCCGCAACAATCAACACCAATCTCTCAAACACACAGAGAAATGAGGTGCCCGTACTGCCTGGCCGGGCAAGGCCGGTGCGCGACGACAACAAACTCCCGTCGTTCGATAACGGAGTGCACGTCGTGTGGTCGTGTGGTGGAAGAGCGCCAATCCCAATTCCACCACCTCTTCCACCTTCGCGCCCAAGACAACCCTCTCTGCCTCGTCACCTCCGACCTCCCCACACTCCACCAGGCCCAACCCAACAACGCAGCCgccgacgacgacgacccgtTCGAGCCCACCGGATTCATCACCGCCTTCTCGACCTGGTCCCTGGAGCCCAACCCGCTCTTCCTCCgctcctctctctccttctccgGCCACCTCGCCGAGCTCGAGCGCACCCTCGAATccacctcctcttcttcttcatcatccccGTCGTCTTCCACCGTTGTGGTCGATAATCTCAGGGCCTACATGCAAATCATCGATGTCGCTTCGATCCTGGGCTTGGAATACGACATCTCA
Proteins encoded in this region:
- the LOC18770950 gene encoding uncharacterized protein LOC18770950, yielding MRKLCPNIDKEDGLETVLEVPIPEEMFTSMGSNVQLRLQNMMAWMKAQTSDKWSAPVIAGRLNELRFLLYLVGSPLIPLQVQLGHSIHRPVRDSSIQASTAKYIVQQYTAATGGQAALNSVNSMCVTGEVKISASDFQQGDVSLEVKRSSAESGGFLLWQKNPDLWCLELVVSGCKVICGSNGKLSWRHSSNQQTPISQGPPRPLRRFLQGLDPRATANLFADAMCIGEKIINDDDCFILKLDTSPAIREAQSGPNYEIIHHTIWGYFSQRSGLLVQFEDSRLLRMTNKADDTDVFWETSAESVIQDYKYVDSVNIAHSGRTRVKVFRYGERSANHKREMEETWKIEEVDFNIWGLTMESFLPPADIKKQG
- the LOC109950177 gene encoding uncharacterized protein LOC109950177; the protein is MMEDSSIVRIDRKTSIVRIDRKTSIESEPRTLGFDKIQFAREAARYVLKTKNIEEAMRIFTEGLVPVASSINQNGDEMMDSVEDLEYSEDNYIRPQGPRDCVSAPF
- the LOC18771387 gene encoding uncharacterized protein LOC18771387 — protein: MKDEDGLPTSTTASAKKESSDSSVVLGKGRYKFWALAAILLLAFWSMFTGTVTLRWSAGNLNRLSDDLDSPIRDDLDVLEMEEREKVVKHMWDVYTNSRRIRLPRFWQEAFEAAYEELTSDVPGVREEAITEIAKMSVRSVDLDPPPVQSASAREFSKTLKQAEKGRELATSTGSGR